From a region of the Armatimonas rosea genome:
- the rpe gene encoding ribulose-phosphate 3-epimerase, which translates to MGVLLAPSLLAADHARFGEQAQAALATGEHWLHVDVMDGRFVPNLTFGAEVVRALKPLCPEAVFDVHLMVVEPERYIEPFVAAGAHAITVHQEATPHLQRTLAAIREAGCLAGVALNPATPPETLRYVLGDLDLVLVMTVNPGFGGQAFLPSAARKVGELAQLRTEAGASFKISVDGSVNVKTAAGLARDGADVLVAGSAIFNHPEGVAAGVAALREVLGP; encoded by the coding sequence GTGGGAGTCTTACTGGCACCGTCGCTCTTGGCCGCCGACCACGCCCGGTTTGGTGAGCAGGCCCAGGCGGCACTGGCTACCGGGGAGCACTGGCTCCATGTGGATGTCATGGATGGCCGCTTTGTGCCCAACCTGACTTTTGGAGCAGAGGTAGTCCGGGCGCTCAAGCCGCTCTGCCCGGAAGCGGTCTTTGATGTGCATCTGATGGTGGTCGAGCCGGAGCGCTATATCGAGCCCTTTGTCGCCGCCGGTGCCCACGCGATCACGGTCCACCAAGAGGCCACTCCCCATCTCCAGCGCACCCTCGCCGCGATCCGTGAGGCGGGCTGTCTGGCAGGAGTCGCTCTCAACCCCGCAACCCCGCCGGAGACCCTGCGCTATGTCTTGGGCGATCTGGATCTGGTGCTGGTCATGACGGTCAACCCGGGCTTTGGGGGGCAGGCATTTCTACCTAGCGCCGCTCGAAAAGTCGGGGAGCTGGCCCAGCTCCGCACCGAGGCGGGGGCGAGCTTTAAGATCAGTGTGGATGGCAGTGTGAATGTCAAGACCGCGGCGGGGCTGGCCCGCGATGGGGCGGATGTGCTGGTCGCGGGCTCCGCGATCTTCAATCATCCCGAGGGCGTGGCGGCCGGTGTGGCCGCGCTGCGTGAGGTGCTGGGGCCATGA
- the ribD gene encoding bifunctional diaminohydroxyphosphoribosylaminopyrimidine deaminase/5-amino-6-(5-phosphoribosylamino)uracil reductase RibD — MPSDPDVFWMRRALRLTNREKTHPSPAVGAVIVKDGTLISEGWTYHTEKVHAEAMALARAGERARGATLYTTLEPCSHWQRPDGSPRVPCTHHCIEAGITRVVAATLDPNPQVSGDGFAQLQAAGIELTIGVCEDAAIDAHRAFLKHQRTGLPFVTHKAAMTLDGKLAASHTAPLAITSAPARRVVHKLRAQADAVLVGVGTVLADDPELTVRLVRGTNPTPVIFDSQLRTPKTARLNRPGTLILTCQAQKPGWDAELVTLPADSSGRVAVLPALQFLAERGLLELLLESGGALAAAFWQAQAVDRALFFIAPKLIGGAHAPTPLDGPGLSAPIELQNLRVRRYGPDVALLASPSSHRSLPPPAIARSSLRRGT; from the coding sequence ATGCCCAGTGACCCCGATGTTTTCTGGATGCGGCGTGCCCTGCGCCTCACTAATCGGGAGAAGACCCACCCCAGCCCCGCCGTCGGTGCGGTGATCGTCAAAGACGGTACGCTGATCAGCGAGGGCTGGACCTACCACACCGAAAAAGTCCATGCCGAGGCGATGGCGCTTGCACGGGCGGGGGAGCGAGCACGCGGCGCGACTCTCTACACAACTCTAGAGCCCTGCTCGCACTGGCAGCGCCCCGATGGCTCCCCGCGCGTCCCCTGCACCCACCACTGTATCGAGGCCGGAATCACGCGGGTCGTCGCCGCAACTCTCGATCCCAACCCCCAGGTGAGCGGTGACGGTTTCGCCCAGCTCCAGGCCGCTGGGATCGAGCTGACCATCGGTGTGTGCGAGGACGCAGCTATCGACGCGCACCGGGCGTTTCTGAAGCACCAGCGCACGGGCCTGCCCTTTGTGACCCACAAGGCGGCTATGACCCTGGATGGCAAGCTCGCTGCAAGCCACACCGCGCCCCTGGCAATCACCAGCGCACCCGCCCGACGTGTGGTCCACAAGCTCCGCGCTCAGGCCGATGCGGTGCTCGTGGGGGTGGGAACGGTCCTCGCTGACGACCCCGAGCTGACGGTGCGCCTGGTGCGCGGTACCAACCCCACCCCTGTAATCTTCGACTCTCAGCTCCGCACGCCCAAGACCGCGCGCCTCAACCGCCCCGGCACGCTGATTCTGACCTGCCAAGCGCAAAAGCCGGGCTGGGACGCCGAGCTGGTCACACTTCCCGCCGATAGCTCGGGCCGTGTCGCCGTTCTTCCCGCCCTGCAATTTCTCGCCGAGCGCGGCTTGCTGGAGCTCCTCCTGGAGTCCGGCGGTGCCCTCGCGGCGGCCTTCTGGCAAGCACAAGCCGTGGATCGAGCGCTGTTTTTTATCGCCCCCAAGCTGATCGGCGGTGCCCACGCCCCAACGCCGCTCGACGGCCCCGGTCTATCTGCGCCTATCGAGCTCCAGAACCTCCGCGTCCGCCGCTACGGCCCGGATGTGGCGCTTTTAGCCTCCCCCAGCTCGCACCGCTCGCTACCCCCTCCGGCAATCGCTCGTTCCTCGCTGCGAAGGGGGACGTAG
- a CDS encoding long-chain fatty acid--CoA ligase, with amino-acid sequence MSLAQDIAAFIAPSAQAPPAPTSGGAVFESLALRLFAYQYAHNLPYQRFCNGRGQTPATVERWQDIPAAPAAAFKRFALTCVPESECPVVFHSSGTTGSETSRHFMSAEALELYKTSLLAGYERHFPSQPLLALMPPPDLAPHSSLSFMLETLGAEFIWGESSTSQLQSTLSSLATPCTVFGTAFAFVNYFDATPGEHFSLDESSLVIETGGFKGRSREVEKSELYALFAERLGVAPAHCFSEYGMSELASQFYSQGVDGPKLAPPWLRTRILDPVTGNDTAPGQPGLLAHYDLANYNSVLAIQTEDMGVWDERGGFQLLGRAPGAVLRGCSLLAE; translated from the coding sequence ATGAGCCTAGCCCAAGATATCGCCGCGTTTATCGCCCCCTCCGCCCAAGCCCCCCCCGCCCCCACGAGTGGGGGAGCTGTCTTTGAATCTCTCGCGCTGCGGCTCTTTGCCTACCAGTACGCCCACAACCTTCCCTACCAGCGCTTCTGCAACGGCCGTGGTCAGACGCCCGCCACCGTTGAGCGCTGGCAGGACATCCCCGCCGCCCCCGCCGCCGCTTTCAAGCGCTTCGCCCTCACCTGCGTCCCCGAGAGCGAGTGCCCCGTTGTCTTTCACTCGTCGGGGACCACGGGTAGCGAGACCAGTCGGCACTTTATGAGCGCGGAGGCCCTGGAGCTCTACAAAACCTCACTGCTCGCAGGCTACGAGCGCCACTTCCCAAGCCAGCCGCTCCTTGCGCTCATGCCCCCGCCCGACCTGGCCCCCCACTCGTCGCTCTCGTTTATGCTAGAGACCCTCGGGGCCGAGTTTATCTGGGGGGAGAGTAGCACCTCGCAGCTGCAAAGCACGCTCTCAAGCCTCGCGACTCCCTGCACCGTCTTTGGGACTGCCTTCGCCTTTGTCAACTACTTCGATGCCACACCAGGCGAGCACTTTTCTCTCGACGAGAGCTCTCTGGTGATCGAGACGGGAGGCTTCAAGGGGCGGAGCCGAGAAGTCGAGAAATCCGAGCTCTACGCGCTCTTTGCGGAGCGCCTGGGCGTTGCGCCGGCGCACTGCTTCTCGGAGTACGGGATGAGCGAGCTGGCGAGCCAGTTCTACAGCCAGGGGGTCGATGGCCCCAAGCTCGCCCCGCCGTGGCTACGCACCCGCATCCTCGATCCCGTCACCGGCAACGACACCGCTCCGGGTCAGCCGGGTCTTCTGGCTCACTACGATCTGGCGAACTACAACTCCGTCCTTGCGATCCAGACCGAGGACATGGGAGTATGGGACGAGCGCGGAGGCTTTCAGCTCTTGGGCCGTGCACCTGGTGCCGTGTTGCGTGGGTGCTCCCTGCTGGCGGAGTAG